The Deltaproteobacteria bacterium sequence GGCAAAGGATGGTTTTCTCTTTTCGAAGCTGCAGTCGGCCATCCTGTAGCCGATGGGCAGGGATAGGTTGAATGCAAGCCTCTTGAGGGGAGTGGCGTCCATGATTTTGACCTGGACCGAAGCGGCCAGGTTCTCCCAGATGCGGGGTGGGGAGAACATGACGTTGGGGCCGATCTCCCGGATGTTTTCCTGAACGGTTTCCGGTTCCTCCGGAAAATTCACCGTAAATCCAACCAGAAGAGCGCTCCCAACGCTCATCATCTGTTCGCCGATCCATGGAAGGGGCAGGAATGAGACGAATTCATCGTCGGAATATTTCGGGTCCACCCTGATGAGGTTGCTGGCCATCTTGAGTATGTTGGTATGCGACAGCATGGATCCTTTCGGAAAGCCCGTCGTTCCTGAAGTATAGGCGATCAGGGCGAGATCCTCCCCGGTGCCCGCATAGACCATATCCATGAAGAGCTTCGAGCCCTTGGCGTAAAGATCCCGACCGAGATCCTCTACTTTCCTGAAGTCAAGGAGAAACTCATCGTCGTAATTCCTCATCCCTTTGGGATCGGTGTATATGACTTTCCGTACCTTTGGGATCGATTCCCGCAGTTCCAGGATTTTGTCCACCTGTTCCTGATCTTCAGCCACAACAAACTTTGCGTCGGAGTGGTCTATTACGTATCCCACCTCTTTGGGTGTGGAGTCCTGGTAAATCCCAAGGGGAATCGCGCCGGCGCTCTGAGCGGCCAGTTCGGCAAATACCCACTCAGGCCTGTTGTCTCCAATCATGGCAACCTTGTCGCCCTTTTCAAGACCCAGGCTTACCAACCCGAGACAAAAAAGCCTGACATGCTCCAGGTAGTCCTTCCATGTGAAGGTCTGCCAGATTCCGAACTCTTTTTCCCTCAGGGCGACCTTCTTGTCGCCGTAGCGCCGCGCGTTACGGACCAGAAGCCTCGGGAGGGTATCCCGTGCCCTTATGTCCAGGCTGTTGGCGGGCTGTCTGTCTTTTTTCCAGAACAATTTAAGAACCTCACAAAAAGTCTCTTCGATTCTATTTACAATTCTTCATCATCACCCAGGTAGGCGCTGACGACCTTGGGGTCCGCCTGAATTTCCTCCGGCCGGCCTTCCGCGATTTTGACCCCGAAATCCAGGGCGCATATCCTGTCGGAAATATCCATGATTACACCCATGTCGTGTTCTATGAGCACGACCGTAATGTCTCGTTCCTCGTTAATGTCCAGGATGAAACGGGCCATGTCCTCCGTTTCCTCCGCGTTCATCCCGGCCATCGGTTCGTCAAGGAGGAGCACCTCAGGGTTGAGGGCAAGGGCCCTGCCCAGTTCCACGCGCTTCTGCAGGCCGTAGGCCAAGGTGCCGACTGTCTCCTTGCGGATATTCTGGATCTCAAGGAAATCGATGATCTCCTCGACAATCTCCCTGTTCCGGATCTCCTCACTGCGGGCTTTGCCGAAAAAGAAACCGCCGGTGACAAGTTCCGTTTTCATGTGGATATGCCTTCCCAGCATGAGGTTGTCGATAACCGACATCCCGCGAAACAGCTCAATATTCTGGAAACTCCGGGCTAGCCCAAGCTCCGCTCTTCGATGTGGGGAGAGTTTGGAAATCCCTTTATTTTTGAAGATGATGCTGCCCCGATCGGGGTGATATAGACCTGAAATACAGTTGAATATGCTGGTCTTGCCGGCACCGTTTGGACCGATGATGGCGAAAATCTCCCCCTTGCGTACATGAAGATTAATGCCGTTTAAGGCCATGATCCCGCCGAAGTGCAGATAGATGTCCTTCAGCTCAAGAATTGGCAAGGGGGGGAGACCTCCCGGATGTCGGATGGAGGCATCCCTGGACCGGCAATTTCCCAAGGGGATCGCGCTTCCAACACTAAAACGACGTTTTATTATTGCCTGGATAAAACTTTCATACAGTTACGCTATTTGCGCTTCACCTGTCAAGGGCAAAGCCGTAAAGGGGGTCATGCTGTTTCGCTTGATTAAGACTATATTGCCAGTTAACGTAAAGTGTAATATATGTGTTGACACGCCACCTTCCATGACGGTAACCTTATTTTCAGTTGAGCTTGAAAAAACTGTTAAAACAATGTTTGATGGACTTGCAAAAAGTCCCGAAAGAGACTTTTTACGAGGGTATCAAAAAAGAAAGGGGGTTCCTCGATGTTTGCCAGAGATTATATGACCAAAGCGATCGCTACCGTCCATCCCGACGACCTTGTAATCGATGTCGCCAAGACCATGCAACATGAGGGGATACGTCATGTACCCGTGGTGGAAAACGGACGGCTTGTAGGGATTGTAAGTCGGAATACCCTCAGGGACGCTTCCCCCTCAAAGGCAACGGATCTGTCCAAGCGGGAGATCAACTTCCTTCTGTCAAAGATGAAAGTCAGGGAGGTCATGAAGAAAGAGGTGATCACATGCGGTCCGGATGCTCACGTGGAAGATGTCGCACGTACCATGCAGACGAAGCGAATTGGCGCCATGCCTGTCGTGGAGAAGGGAAAACTGCTCGGGATCCTGACCAATAATGACATGTTCCGGATACTGATGAAGATACTGGGTATGGACGGGCCGGGTGTCAGGATTACTTTGGAGATCGGTAGGGGCAGGGGGGAGCTTCTCGTCGACATTGTCAAAGCTGCCAAGGATGAGGGGAAAACCATTAAGAGCCTTGTCTCCATTGAGAGCCCTCTCCCCGGCCGTCAGACCGTTATTCTCCATCTGGATGCTTCTGACATGACGGAAGTGCTCGGCACACTGAAGAGCAGGGGGTTCGAGATCATATCCGTGGATGAGGTGAAATAGTTGATGACTTTTTACAAAGTCATCAACGCGCCCGGGAAGGGCGCCCAAATCAATGGCTTGCAGCGCAAGTTGTTGATTTGTGAGGAAAGTGAAAATGACATTTTTCGCTTTCCGTGGAGTAAAAAGCCATGAATGGATTTTTTACGACCCAATCAAAGTTGTCGGATTCACAGGAGGTCCGTCAACGGGACGGAGGCGGAAAGCCGACCTTAGCCATCGGCGAAGTTTCAAGGGAGGTAGGTCTAAGCACCCGAACCATCCGCTATTATGAGGAGATAGGTTTGCTGGACAGCGTCTCCAGGGTCAAAAACGGGCGGAGGATGTTCGGTCCGGACGAGATCAGAAGGCTCAAGTTCATAAAAAGGCTCAAGCATCTCGGACTTTCCCTCTCGGAGATGATGGAACTCGAGGATCTGTACAGGCGATGCGGGGATAACAGGAAGGTTCTTCCGCTGCTTGTCCAGTTCTTCGATGAGCAACTGGGAAGGATCGACACCAGGATGGAGAACCTCCGTCTTCTCAAAAACGATATCATTGCCTACAGGGAGAGAATGATAGGGAAGATGGGGGCGGATTAAAGTCCAGAGTCCAACGGGATAGACCAGTTCAACATTCAATGTGGCGAACAAGTCCAGAGTCCAGAGGGGAAGATCGGACACGGAGGTGCGGGGATACGGTGCCTTGGGAACAGCGGAGGTTATAATGGCCGAAGAAAAAGATGTGGGTACGGTAAAGTACGAGACCAGAGGTCGAATCGGTATCGCGACCCTCAGTCGTCCGGACAAGCTCAACGCCTTCAATCGGGAGATGCTGGCGGAACTTACGGCCGTTCTCGATGAAGTGGAAGGGGATGGAAATGTCCGGGTTTTGATCATTCGCGGTGAGGGGGAGAAGGCCTTCGCCGCTG is a genomic window containing:
- a CDS encoding MerR family transcriptional regulator, producing the protein MNGFFTTQSKLSDSQEVRQRDGGGKPTLAIGEVSREVGLSTRTIRYYEEIGLLDSVSRVKNGRRMFGPDEIRRLKFIKRLKHLGLSLSEMMELEDLYRRCGDNRKVLPLLVQFFDEQLGRIDTRMENLRLLKNDIIAYRERMIGKMGAD
- a CDS encoding CBS domain-containing protein, producing MFARDYMTKAIATVHPDDLVIDVAKTMQHEGIRHVPVVENGRLVGIVSRNTLRDASPSKATDLSKREINFLLSKMKVREVMKKEVITCGPDAHVEDVARTMQTKRIGAMPVVEKGKLLGILTNNDMFRILMKILGMDGPGVRITLEIGRGRGELLVDIVKAAKDEGKTIKSLVSIESPLPGRQTVILHLDASDMTEVLGTLKSRGFEIISVDEVK
- a CDS encoding long-chain fatty acid--CoA ligase codes for the protein MRARDTLPRLLVRNARRYGDKKVALREKEFGIWQTFTWKDYLEHVRLFCLGLVSLGLEKGDKVAMIGDNRPEWVFAELAAQSAGAIPLGIYQDSTPKEVGYVIDHSDAKFVVAEDQEQVDKILELRESIPKVRKVIYTDPKGMRNYDDEFLLDFRKVEDLGRDLYAKGSKLFMDMVYAGTGEDLALIAYTSGTTGFPKGSMLSHTNILKMASNLIRVDPKYSDDEFVSFLPLPWIGEQMMSVGSALLVGFTVNFPEEPETVQENIREIGPNVMFSPPRIWENLAASVQVKIMDATPLKRLAFNLSLPIGYRMADCSFEKRKPSFALRIQYFLAYLFAFRALKDRLGFSHLRSASTGGAALGPDTFRFFHGLGVNLKQIYGQTEISGISCIHYDGDVNFDSVGKPIPETEIAISPDGEILSRSPSVFLGYYKNDEATTQTLKDGWLHSGDAGHFTDDGHLVVIDRVKDVMQMSNGTLFSPQFIENKLKFSPYIKEAVVIGDQRKFITAIVNIDMEIVGKWAEKNRTNYTTYTDLSSKPEVYDLIESEIRRVNSELTRINKASIIVKFVLLYKELDADDEELTRTKKVRRGFIGERYKEVIEAMYTDTEAVPIDTIITFQDGRTTRIKTTVAVRTMDVE
- a CDS encoding ABC transporter ATP-binding protein, producing MPILELKDIYLHFGGIMALNGINLHVRKGEIFAIIGPNGAGKTSIFNCISGLYHPDRGSIIFKNKGISKLSPHRRAELGLARSFQNIELFRGMSVIDNLMLGRHIHMKTELVTGGFFFGKARSEEIRNREIVEEIIDFLEIQNIRKETVGTLAYGLQKRVELGRALALNPEVLLLDEPMAGMNAEETEDMARFILDINEERDITVVLIEHDMGVIMDISDRICALDFGVKIAEGRPEEIQADPKVVSAYLGDDEEL